The following coding sequences lie in one Populus nigra chromosome 15, ddPopNigr1.1, whole genome shotgun sequence genomic window:
- the LOC133673804 gene encoding L-arabinokinase-like — protein sequence MEGIVSSKQQQPLVFAYYVTGHGFGHATRVVEVVRHLILEGHTVHVVTAAPDFVYTSAIQSPRLFLRKELLDCGAVQCDALTVDRIASLEKYSETAVIPRETILATEVKWLQSIKADLVVSDVVPVACRAAADAGIRSVCCTNFSWDFIYAEYVVDAGSQHRSIVLQIAEDYSHCEFLIRLPGYCPMPAFRDVLDVPLVVRGLHKSRAEVRKELGVEEDMKLVIFNFGGQPAGWKLQEEFLPPGWKCVVCGGSDKEEYPPNFIKLPKDAYTPDVIAASDCMLGKIGYGTFSEAMAYKLPFVFVRRDYFNEELFLRNMLEHYHGGVEMIRRDLLTGCWQPYLERAIRLKPCYDGGVNGGEVAARILRDTALGKNHASDKPCGARRLRDAIVLGYQLQRVNNRIIGIPDWYNLEESKLVGRSSEGSQFLREVEDFEILHGDPQGLPDTMAFLKSLADIGAGHDSKKDTDDEVREDLAAAGLFNWEEEIFVARAPGRLDVLGGIADYSGSLVLQMPIREACHVAVQKNHPSKQKLWKHAQARHHADHEKLAPILEIVSLGSELNNRGPTFDMDLSDFKDGEKPISYEAARKYFAKDPSQKWAAYVAGTILVLMTELGVCFENSISILVSSGVPEGKGVSSSAALEVATMSAIAAAHGLNIPPRDLALLCQKVENHVVGAPCGVMDQMTSACGEANKLLAMVCQVNSGLRHSVGGSDYGSVRIGTYMGRKIIKSTAAGLSKGNNKDDMDKDGIELLNNEASLDYLCNLPPHRYEGVYVDKLPETVAGEEFIRKYVNHEDSVTTIDPKHIYAVKAPTRHPVYENFRVEAFKALLTAATSDGQLSALGELMYQCHYSYGACGLGSDGTDRLVELVQEMQHSKASKSENGTLYGAKITGGGSGGTVCVIGKNFVGSNEQILEIQRRYHVATGFKPYVFEGSSPGAGKFGYLKIRRRNATERT from the exons GAGCTGCTGGATTGTGGAGCTGTTCAATGTGATGCCTTGACAGTTGATCGTATTGCCTCCTTGGAAAAG TATTCTGAGACAGCAGTAATCCCTCGAGAGACTATCTTAGCAACAGAAGTGAAGTGGTTGCAGTCTATTAAAGCTGACCTAGTG GTTTCAGATGTTGTTCCTGTTGCCTGCCGAGCAGCTGCAGATGCCGGCATCCGTTCTGTTTGTTGCACCAACTTCAG TTGGGACTTCATCTACGCAGAATATGTGGTGGATGCTGGATCACAACATCGCTCGATTGTTCTGCAG ATTGCCGAGGACTATTCTCACTGTGAATTTCTAATACGTCTACCAGGATATTGTCCAA TGCCTGCTTTTCGTGATGTTCTTGATGTACCCCTTGTTGTGAGGGGACTGCACAAATCCAGAGCAGAG GTCAGGAAGGAGCTCGGAGTTGAAGAGGATATGAAGCTAGTAATTTTCAATTTTGGCGGACAG CCTGCTGGGTGGAAGTTACAGGAGGAGTTTCTACCTCCTGGTTGGAAGTGTGTG GTATGCGGGGGTTCTGACAAGGAAGAATATCCCCCGAATTTCATCAAGCTTCCGAAAGATGCTTATACGCCAGATGTGATAGCAGCTTCAGACTGCATGCTTG GGAAAATTGGATATGGCACATTTAGTGAAGCTATGGCATACAAGTTGCCGTTTGTGTTTGTACGAAGAGATTACTTTAATGAAGAGCTGTTTTTGAGAAACATGCTTGAG CATTATCATGGAGGTGTTGAGATGATTAGGAGAGATTTGCTGACTGGATGCTGGCAACCCTACCTTGAGCGTGCCATTAGATTGAAACCATGCTATGATGGAGGTGTCAATGGCGGTGAG GTTGCTGCTCGCATACTTCGGGATACAGCTCTTGGAAAAAATCATGCTTCTGATAAG CCTTGTGGAGCAAGAAGATTGCGAGATGCGATTGTGCTTGGATATCAACTACAAAGAGTTAACAACAGAATTATAGGTATTCCAGATTGGTACAATCTTGAAGAAAGCAAGCTTGTAGGTCGTTCATCAGAAGGCTCCCAATTCTTGAG AGAGGTAGAAGACTTTGAGATTCTTCACGGTGACCCTCAAGGTCTTCCCGATACAATGGCGTTCTTAAAGAGCTTGGCAGACATAGGTGCAGGACATGACTCAAAAAAGGATACCGACGATGAAGTGCGGGAGGATTTGGCTGCTGCTGGATTGTTCAACTGGGAG GAGGAAATATTTGTAGCAAGAGCACCAGGGAGATTAGATGTCTTGGGTGGTATTGCTGACTATTCAGGAAGTCTAGTTTTGCAG aTGCCTATCAGAGAAGCTTGTCATGTTGCTGTACAAAAGAATCATCCAAGTAAACAGAAGCTGTGGAAACATGCACAGGCTAGACATCATGCTGATCACGAGAAACTTGCACCCATTCTAGAAATT GTGTCATTGGGCTCAGAATTGAATAATCGTGGACCAACATTTGACATGGATCTATCTGATTTTAAAGATGGTGAGAAGCCAATATCTTATGAGGCAGCAAGGAAGTATTTTGCCAAAGATCCATCTCAAAA GTGGGCAGCATATGTTGCTGGGACAATTCTGGTACTAATGACAGAGTTGGGTGTTTGTTTTGAGAACAGTATCAGCATACTG GTTTCTTCAGGAGTCCCAGAAGGAAAAGGCGTTTCTTCATCTGCAGCATTGGAGGTTGCCACCATGTCTGCTATTGCTGCTGCTCATG GTTTAAACATTCCCCCGCGAGATCTTGCTTTGCTTTGCCAAAAG GTGGAGAATCATGTTGTTGGAGCCCCATGTGGGGTGATGGATCAAATGACCTCTGCGTGTGGGGAAGCAAACAAACTTCTAGCGATGGTATGCCAGGTAA ATTCAGGATTAAGACACAG TGTTGGTGGTTCAGATTATGGATCTGTGAGAATTGGAACTTATATGGGCCGAAAGATAATAAAGTCTACAGCTGCAGGACTGTCGAAGGGAAACAACAAAGACGACATGGACAAGGATGGCATCGAACTGCTTAATAATGAGGCTTCCTTAGATTACTTATGCAATCTCCCACCTCATAG GTACGAAGGTGTGTATGTTGATAAGCTTCCAGAGACTGTTGCAGGTGAAGAATTCATAAGGAAATATGTTAATCATGAGGATTCAGTCACAACAATAGATCCCAAACATATTTATGCAGTTAAAGCACCAACCAGGCATCCAGTTTATGAGAACTTCAGAGTCGAG GCtttcaaagcattattaacTGCTGCTACTTCGGATGGACAACTTTCTGCTCTTGGGGAACTTATGTATCAG TGCCATTACAGCTATGGTGCGTGTGGACTTGGCTCTGATGGGACAGACAGACTGGTAGAACTGGTACAAGAAATGCAGCACAGCAAAGCTTCCAAATCTGAAAATGGGACTCTGTATGGAGCGAAGATCACCGGAGGGGGAAGCGGTGGCACAGTTTGTGTTATCGGAAAGAATTTTGTGGGAAGCAATGAGCAAATTCTTGAA ATTCAACGGAGGTACCACGTTGCCACAGGCTTTAAGCCATACGTGTTTGAGGGTTCTTCTCCAGGGGCAGGAAAGTTCGGATACCTGAAAATTCGCCGCCGCAACGCCACCGAAAGAACTTAA